GTACTTTCAACAACATGATAAACATCCGCGGCTTCGGTACGCCGCTCTTCGTGATCGACGGGATCGCCCGCGACGGCGCCAGCGAGTTCCAGCGCCTTAACCCGGATGATATCGAAAGCGTGAGTTTCCTCAAAGACGCATCCGCGGCCATTTACGGTTTGCGCGCCGCCAACGGCGTGGTGATCGTGACGACCAAGAAAGGCGCCTCCGGCAAAGCGAACTTCAACTACGCCGGCGTGGTCGGCGTCATGAAACCCACCGACGTGCCCCGTATGGCCAACGCGGGCGAATGGATGCAGATGCGCAACGAAGCAGACATCTTCAGCCTGGGCACACCCTTCCTGCCGAAGGACGAACTCCAGAAATGGATCAACGCCGAACCCGGTTACGAAAGCACCGACTGGTACGCCGCGGCCATGAAGAACACCGCCATGCAGCAACAACATAACCTGTCGGCCTCCGGCGGGAATGAAAAAACGCAATACTTCTTCAGCTTCGGCTACGCCGACGAAAACTCCCTGCTGCGCAGCAACGACATGTGGTACAAGCGCTTCAACCTTCGGTCCAACATCACCACCATGCTGCACCGCAACCTGAAAGCGGAACTGCTCATCGCAGGGCGGTACGACAACCGGACGGTGCCGGGAGAAAACTTCTTCAACATCTTTAAAGGCACCCGCGTTTCGCTGCCTACCGACCGCGTATACGCCAACAACAACCCGGAGTACCCCAGCGTGGTGGCGCCCAGCAATCAAAATCCGGTGATCCTCAGCCAGCGAGATATCACAGGCTACAACGAAAGCGTGACCCGCAACGTGCAGGCCACGGGGTCGCTCACGTATACCGTTCCCTTCGTGGAGGGCCTGAGCCTGCGCGGGGTGGCGGCTTACGATATGACCAGCTACGCCAATAAAGACCTCAGCAAAACATACGACCTGTATAAATTCGTGAACGGCCAGTATCTGAAAGAGCGCCAGCGCGACGGCAACGGGTCTATCTCCAACAACTACGGCAATGGCAACCGCGTAACGCTGCAAGGGCAGGCCAACTATGTACGCACCTTCGCGGCGGACCACAACGTAGCGGCCACGTTCGTAGTAGAGCAGCAGCAGTTTTGGGGACGGGACGCATGGCTGCGCCGGTATTATGATTTCTACACCAACGACCAGATCGACCGTGCAGGCCGCGCCCGGCAGGAGAATTCGGGGATGGAGAATGAATTCGCCAACCTGTCGTACATCGGCCGGTTGTCGTACGACTACAAACGCAAATACATCGTGGAGTTCGCGTTCCGCGAAGACGGTTCCTACCGCTACCACCCTGATCGCCGCTGGGGCTTCTTCCCGGTGGTAACGGGCGGATGGCGCTTGTCCGAAGAGCCGTTTATCCAGCGCGCGCTGCCGGTAATCTCGAACCTGAAACTGGATGCGTCGTATGGTTCCGTCGGTGAAGACGCGGGCGCGCCGTTCCAGTACATCGCCGGTTTCTCGACGGAGGGCGGCGGATCGTATGAGTTCGCCAACGGATCGCTGACCAGCGGCGCTTCTTCGCCGGGCATCACCAACGAAAGGCTGACATGGTTCACTTCCAAAATCATCAACATCGGCATCGACCTCGGATTGTTCCAAAATAAATTCACCCTCGAATTCGACGTATACCGCCGGAACAGGACGGGCCTGCTGGCGCGCAGGAACGTGAGCCTGCCCAATACCTTCGGCGGCACCCTGCCGGAAGAAAACATCAACAGCGACCGCGTGCAGGGTTTCGATTTCACGGTAGGGCATAACAACCGGATAGGGGAGTTCCAGTATAACATCTCCGGCAACTTCAACTATTCCCGTATCATGAACCTGTATCAGGAAGGCGACCTGCCGCGCAACAGTTTTGAGCGCTGGCGCAACGGGCGTACCAACCGGTACAACGATATCGTATGGGGGCATACTTACCTCGGCCAGTTCCAGAACCAGTCCGAAATCGACCACTATCCGATGCAGGGCGGCGACCTCGCCAATACGCGCGAGCTGCCCGGCGATTTCAAATACCAGGATACCAACAACGACGGCGTGATCAACGACGGCGACCTGTTGCCGCTCTGGCTGGGGCAAAACGGTACCAACGACAACCAGAACCCCAGCGGCAAAAATCCCAAGATCAACTACGGCTTAACGTTAGGCGCGAGTTACAAAGGGTTTGACATGAACGTCCTCTTCCAGGGAGCCGCCATGTACACCGTGCGCTTCAGTGAAGTATACGCCGAAGTGCTGGCCTTCCGCGGGAATACGCCCGCTTACTTCTTCGACCGCTGGCATAAAGCCGATCCTTACGATCCCTCCAGCGAATGGATCGCCGGCAAATGGCCCGCCACCCGGTTCAACCACAACGTGGGTATGATGTACGCCGAAAGCTCCGTTTGGCGCCGCAAGGCTTCGTATCTCCGCCTCAAGAGCCTCGAACTGGGATACACCGTGCCCGCGAAGCTCTACCGCAGGGCAGGCCTCGAACGCATCCGCGTATACGCCAGCGGCTTCAACCTGTTCACTTTCGCCGATTCGTTCGTGAAACCCTTCGATCCCGAAAGGCTCGAAGGCCTCTTCAACGCCGGGTTCAACTATCCCCTCATGCGGACCTACAACTTCGGTATTAACGCAAACTTCTAAAACGGGACATTATGCAGACCTTTCCTAAAATACTAACATGCCTGCTGGCCGTAATGCTCTTCAGCTGCAAGTCGGTGCTGGACCTCAAGCCCACCGACAAGATCCTGGCCGAAGACCTCTTCGGCGATCCCGAAGGCGTGAAACTTTACATGGCCAATCTTTATTACCAGCTGCCGATGGAAGATTTTGCTTACTTCCGCGCCGGTTTCAACCAGAACGGCGGCGATCCCAATAACGGCGGATTCGCGCCGGCCATGGTGACTGACGAAGCCGTGCATTCAGAATTCGGCGACTTCGTGGGCGACGGAGATTTCCATTGGTGGGACCAGGGCTACAAGCTCATCCGCGACGTCAACCTCCTGGCAGACGCCATTCCCACCCTGCAGATCATCGAAGCCGATAAAAAGAAACTCACCGGCGAGAGCGCCTTCATCAAAGCCTTTGCCTATTTCGCACTGGCAAAACGTTACGGCGGCGTTCCCCTCATCAAACAAACCCAGCAGTACACCGGCGACGTGGAAAGCCTCAAAGTGCCGCGCAGCACGGAAAAAGCGAC
Above is a genomic segment from Chitinophaga pollutisoli containing:
- a CDS encoding TonB-dependent receptor, giving the protein MKKFHLLLMLLFLLPAYLVAQQKAISGKVRESKDGTPLPGVSVYTTDAAGKRHGVTTDARGEYLIQVPANTTQLTFAFLGMVSVTETIGNRTTIDVVLTSTEEQLAGVVVVGYGTKRKEVVTGAVSNITGKEIQTTTNISLAQKLQGKVAGLQIRQLGGEPGTFNNMINIRGFGTPLFVIDGIARDGASEFQRLNPDDIESVSFLKDASAAIYGLRAANGVVIVTTKKGASGKANFNYAGVVGVMKPTDVPRMANAGEWMQMRNEADIFSLGTPFLPKDELQKWINAEPGYESTDWYAAAMKNTAMQQQHNLSASGGNEKTQYFFSFGYADENSLLRSNDMWYKRFNLRSNITTMLHRNLKAELLIAGRYDNRTVPGENFFNIFKGTRVSLPTDRVYANNNPEYPSVVAPSNQNPVILSQRDITGYNESVTRNVQATGSLTYTVPFVEGLSLRGVAAYDMTSYANKDLSKTYDLYKFVNGQYLKERQRDGNGSISNNYGNGNRVTLQGQANYVRTFAADHNVAATFVVEQQQFWGRDAWLRRYYDFYTNDQIDRAGRARQENSGMENEFANLSYIGRLSYDYKRKYIVEFAFREDGSYRYHPDRRWGFFPVVTGGWRLSEEPFIQRALPVISNLKLDASYGSVGEDAGAPFQYIAGFSTEGGGSYEFANGSLTSGASSPGITNERLTWFTSKIINIGIDLGLFQNKFTLEFDVYRRNRTGLLARRNVSLPNTFGGTLPEENINSDRVQGFDFTVGHNNRIGEFQYNISGNFNYSRIMNLYQEGDLPRNSFERWRNGRTNRYNDIVWGHTYLGQFQNQSEIDHYPMQGGDLANTRELPGDFKYQDTNNDGVINDGDLLPLWLGQNGTNDNQNPSGKNPKINYGLTLGASYKGFDMNVLFQGAAMYTVRFSEVYAEVLAFRGNTPAYFFDRWHKADPYDPSSEWIAGKWPATRFNHNVGMMYAESSVWRRKASYLRLKSLELGYTVPAKLYRRAGLERIRVYASGFNLFTFADSFVKPFDPERLEGLFNAGFNYPLMRTYNFGINANF